A genomic stretch from Natronomonas gomsonensis includes:
- a CDS encoding GNAT family N-acetyltransferase, with protein sequence MDVRELTDETERREAIPILRQLWTDESPADVLAWTGEDDYRCFGGFVDGELVAVAGVLVAGVLHHARHAWLYDLVVDEPHRGEGYGTELLRFVESWADAEDCAFLALASPESKTDTHDYYQRRGYERWGYVIEKEL encoded by the coding sequence ATGGACGTTCGGGAGTTAACCGACGAGACGGAACGCCGCGAAGCGATTCCGATTCTCCGACAGTTGTGGACCGACGAGTCGCCCGCGGACGTACTCGCATGGACCGGCGAGGACGACTACCGCTGTTTCGGCGGGTTCGTCGACGGTGAGTTAGTCGCCGTCGCGGGTGTCCTCGTTGCGGGCGTTCTCCATCACGCCCGTCACGCGTGGCTCTACGACCTCGTCGTCGACGAACCACACCGCGGCGAGGGCTACGGCACCGAGTTGCTCCGCTTCGTCGAGTCGTGGGCGGACGCGGAGGACTGTGCGTTCCTCGCGTTGGCCTCGCCCGAATCGAAGACCGACACCCACGACTACTACCAGCGCCGCGGCTACGAGCGGTGGGGGTACGTCATCGAGAAGGAACTGTAG
- a CDS encoding winged helix-turn-helix transcriptional regulator gives MIQRLARQLGKEERDLRVLEAVIEHQPIGITRVATETGIDEHKARYSLRMLEEDGLVEPTPDGAVTAEGFETYATEINEGLDGLIERMQSLKEIDL, from the coding sequence ATGATACAACGGCTGGCGAGACAGCTAGGAAAGGAGGAGCGCGACCTCCGGGTGTTGGAGGCCGTCATCGAACACCAGCCGATCGGTATCACCCGCGTCGCCACGGAGACGGGCATCGACGAGCACAAAGCGCGGTACTCCCTCCGGATGCTGGAGGAGGACGGCCTCGTCGAGCCGACGCCGGATGGCGCGGTTACCGCCGAGGGGTTCGAAACGTACGCCACCGAGATAAACGAGGGGTTGGACGGCCTCATCGAACGGATGCAGTCGCTGAAAGAAATCGACCTGTAG
- a CDS encoding GNAT family N-acetyltransferase encodes MTTLDLRVVAVDDADAIASIYRHYVEETAITFEEVPPDAEEIERRIADTVETYPWFVAEADGSVVGYAYAGGLRKRSAYRWVTELSVYVQRSARSVGVGSALYEALLETLSEQGFASAYGVVTLPNPESVGFHEAFGFERAALLPEAGYKHGEWHDVAWFERGLADRSDDPADPTPFSECRDAAWLEAILDAAAAGKR; translated from the coding sequence GTGACGACACTCGACCTCCGTGTCGTCGCCGTCGACGACGCCGACGCCATCGCGTCGATTTATCGCCACTACGTCGAGGAAACCGCCATCACCTTCGAGGAGGTGCCTCCCGACGCCGAGGAAATCGAGCGCCGCATCGCCGACACCGTCGAGACGTATCCGTGGTTCGTCGCCGAAGCCGACGGGTCGGTCGTCGGCTATGCCTACGCGGGGGGCCTGCGGAAGCGCTCGGCCTACCGGTGGGTGACCGAACTCTCGGTGTACGTCCAGCGGTCGGCCCGCAGTGTGGGAGTCGGGTCAGCGCTGTACGAGGCACTGTTGGAGACGCTCAGCGAACAGGGGTTTGCCAGCGCCTACGGTGTCGTCACGCTGCCGAACCCCGAAAGCGTCGGCTTCCACGAAGCCTTCGGCTTCGAGCGTGCCGCGTTGCTGCCCGAAGCCGGATACAAACACGGCGAGTGGCACGACGTGGCGTGGTTCGAGCGCGGCCTCGCCGACCGAAGCGACGACCCGGCCGACCCGACGCCGTTTTCGGAGTGTCGAGACGCCGCGTGGCTCGAAGCCATCCTCGACGCCGCGGCCGCCGGGAAGCGATAG
- a CDS encoding ABC transporter permease, with amino-acid sequence MRDIAGLRERYAGEFPLGLALLCGFIAVVLVFPMSWLFIEAVTVDTQRATDLLFRWGTAEIILNSLLLMAGVTGLSVLIGVPLAYLTVRTDLPFRRFWTIVVALPLVVPSYVGAFTFVSAFGPRGEFSDLLAPLGIEQIPEVYGLGGTILVITLYTYPYVYLTTRASLLSLDTTLIDAARTLNQDRLTAFRRVTIPHIRPAVVAGSLLTALYAVSDFGTPGIMRLPVFTRQIYVEYNAFGQDFAALLSLQLLAIVLVVLVLERWVRPQTSVEGGSDSSGDSTVNLGIWRWPATLLPVAVTTIALAVPIWILGLLLVNSEAGRRPSLAFEWIYAFNSVGISLVAAIVAALAALPIAYFAAQHDSRLAALFERVTYLGFAVPGIVLALALVYFGAGYDALDIPYSPGLYQTIPLLVFAYVIRFMPQAVGSIRTTTLQVDSTLVEAARTLGESPFGAFRRTTLPLIAPGVVAGAALVFLTTMKELPVTLILRPTGFETIVTQIWRAQEAAYYQYAVVPAFLLLAVSGLSMVVLLLQEERL; translated from the coding sequence ATGAGGGATATCGCGGGACTTCGGGAACGCTACGCCGGGGAGTTCCCGCTCGGGTTGGCGCTTCTCTGTGGGTTTATCGCCGTGGTGCTCGTGTTCCCGATGTCGTGGCTGTTCATCGAGGCGGTGACCGTCGACACCCAACGCGCCACCGATCTCCTGTTCCGGTGGGGGACCGCCGAAATCATTCTCAACAGTTTGCTTCTGATGGCCGGCGTCACCGGACTGTCCGTGCTCATCGGCGTTCCACTGGCGTATCTCACCGTCCGCACCGACCTGCCGTTCCGGCGCTTCTGGACCATCGTCGTCGCCCTGCCGCTGGTCGTGCCGAGTTACGTCGGCGCCTTCACCTTCGTTTCGGCGTTCGGCCCCCGCGGGGAGTTCAGCGACCTGCTGGCGCCGCTCGGCATCGAACAGATTCCCGAAGTGTACGGCCTCGGCGGGACGATACTTGTCATCACGCTGTACACCTACCCGTACGTGTATCTGACGACGCGGGCGTCGCTTCTGTCGCTCGATACGACGCTCATCGACGCCGCCCGAACGCTCAACCAGGACCGCCTGACTGCGTTCCGTCGGGTCACGATACCGCACATCCGACCGGCCGTCGTCGCGGGGAGCCTCCTGACGGCGCTGTATGCGGTTTCGGACTTCGGGACGCCCGGCATCATGCGACTGCCGGTGTTCACCCGCCAGATATACGTCGAGTACAACGCCTTCGGCCAGGACTTCGCGGCACTGTTGTCGTTGCAGTTGCTCGCCATCGTCCTCGTCGTCCTCGTCTTGGAGCGATGGGTGCGCCCGCAAACCTCCGTCGAGGGCGGGTCGGATTCCAGCGGCGATTCGACGGTCAACCTCGGCATCTGGCGCTGGCCCGCGACGCTTCTGCCCGTCGCCGTCACCACCATCGCCCTGGCCGTTCCCATCTGGATTCTCGGTCTGTTGCTCGTCAACTCGGAGGCCGGCCGTCGGCCGTCGCTGGCCTTCGAGTGGATTTACGCGTTCAATTCCGTTGGCATCTCGCTCGTGGCGGCCATCGTCGCCGCCCTCGCCGCCCTCCCCATCGCGTACTTCGCGGCGCAACACGACTCCCGTCTCGCGGCCCTGTTCGAGCGCGTGACGTACCTCGGATTCGCCGTCCCCGGCATCGTTCTCGCGCTCGCGTTGGTGTACTTCGGCGCAGGTTACGACGCCCTCGACATCCCCTACTCCCCCGGACTGTATCAGACGATTCCCCTCCTCGTGTTCGCCTACGTCATCCGGTTCATGCCGCAGGCCGTCGGTTCGATTCGCACGACGACCCTGCAGGTCGACTCGACGCTCGTCGAGGCCGCCCGCACCCTCGGTGAATCACCGTTCGGTGCGTTCCGACGAACCACCCTCCCGCTCATCGCGCCCGGCGTGGTCGCGGGGGCCGCACTCGTCTTCCTCACGACGATGAAGGAGTTGCCCGTGACGCTCATCCTCCGACCGACCGGCTTCGAGACCATCGTCACCCAGATTTGGCGCGCCCAAGAGGCCGCCTACTACCAGTACGCCGTCGTCCCCGCATTCCTTCTGCTCGCCGTTTCGGGGCTGTCGATGGTCGTGTTGCTGTTACAGGAGGAGCGACTGTGA
- a CDS encoding gluconate 2-dehydrogenase subunit 3 family protein, giving the protein MELTRRDATIALAALGSGGAAAVGLRATREADEGERGPDRLDDDAVVSAMVGLAEVLYPSAVSGVEPFVETFVTDRLEREGHGEALRATVTDLNELAVAWHDTAIAELSPSDREELLREAGADVADEVPDGTTAERVRYFVVNELLMALYTSPTGGELVGIENPQGHPGGTDTYQRGPPS; this is encoded by the coding sequence ATGGAACTGACGCGGCGCGACGCCACCATCGCGTTGGCAGCCCTCGGCTCGGGCGGCGCTGCCGCAGTCGGTCTCAGGGCCACCCGAGAGGCCGACGAGGGAGAGCGGGGTCCCGACCGACTCGACGACGATGCGGTCGTCTCGGCGATGGTCGGGCTTGCCGAGGTTCTCTATCCCTCGGCCGTCTCCGGTGTCGAGCCGTTCGTCGAGACGTTCGTGACCGACCGACTCGAACGCGAGGGCCACGGCGAAGCGCTGCGAGCGACGGTGACCGACCTAAACGAGTTGGCCGTCGCTTGGCACGACACCGCTATCGCCGAACTATCTCCGTCGGACCGCGAGGAACTGCTCCGGGAGGCCGGTGCCGATGTCGCCGACGAGGTGCCCGACGGAACGACCGCCGAACGGGTCCGGTACTTCGTCGTCAACGAACTCCTCATGGCGCTGTACACCTCCCCGACCGGTGGGGAGTTGGTCGGCATCGAGAACCCCCAGGGACATCCGGGTGGCACCGACACCTACCAGCGGGGGCCGCCGTCGTGA
- a CDS encoding GMC family oxidoreductase yields MTRRPVAGADVCVVGAGPAGTIVADRLAASGHEVVVLDAGPRFDPDDRIRRQERAIRPAFSRPDVWDGDAERDAYTSSGEKGYPLNHARVKGVGGSTLHWQGMVMRLHEDDFNSRSERGVGVDWPIDYADLRPQYDEAERELGVSGASDNPFAPPREEPHPMAAFPPSYSDSLFAEACEELEIAMHSVPNARNSESRNGRSACVGYGTCQPVCPSGAKYDATVHAEAAKRRGATVIDRAPVQRLEHGPDSVEAAVYATPDGEAHRQEADAFVVACGGVETPRLLLLSESEHYPVGLANSSGLVGKCFMDHLFAGMGGRLGEPTRQNHVGFLTSESHQFYDDADETVGPFKLEFFNYAGPSPVEMALTGDDWGDELLDRLRANYGDHVGIGALVEQLPSEDNYVTIDESRTDDHGNPVPEIHWSLDDRTRRTIERANEKQRAILEELGAEITWQVGPENTGPAYHHMGTTRMGTDPDDSVVTPQLRTHDLENCWLVGSSVFPTGGAMNPTLTIAALAIRAAEAIDSSF; encoded by the coding sequence GTGACTCGACGCCCCGTCGCGGGAGCAGACGTGTGTGTCGTCGGCGCCGGACCGGCCGGCACCATCGTCGCCGACCGCCTCGCCGCGTCGGGCCACGAGGTGGTCGTCCTCGACGCCGGCCCGCGGTTCGACCCCGACGACCGCATTCGAAGACAGGAGCGGGCGATACGACCTGCCTTCTCCCGGCCGGACGTGTGGGACGGCGACGCCGAACGGGACGCCTACACCTCCAGTGGCGAAAAGGGGTATCCGCTGAATCACGCCCGCGTGAAGGGCGTCGGCGGGTCGACGCTGCACTGGCAGGGAATGGTGATGCGGCTCCACGAGGACGATTTCAACTCCCGTAGCGAGCGCGGCGTGGGCGTCGACTGGCCAATCGACTACGCAGACCTCCGACCGCAGTACGACGAGGCCGAACGGGAGTTGGGCGTCTCGGGGGCCTCGGACAACCCCTTCGCGCCGCCGCGGGAGGAGCCACATCCGATGGCGGCGTTCCCACCCTCCTACAGCGACAGCCTGTTCGCCGAGGCCTGTGAGGAACTCGAAATCGCGATGCACTCGGTGCCGAACGCACGCAACTCCGAGTCCCGGAACGGCCGCAGCGCGTGTGTCGGCTACGGCACCTGCCAGCCGGTGTGTCCCTCCGGTGCGAAGTACGACGCGACGGTTCACGCCGAAGCCGCCAAGCGACGGGGAGCGACGGTCATCGACCGCGCGCCCGTCCAGCGGCTCGAACACGGCCCCGACTCGGTCGAGGCGGCCGTCTACGCGACGCCGGATGGCGAGGCACACAGACAGGAGGCCGACGCCTTCGTCGTCGCCTGTGGCGGCGTCGAGACGCCCCGGCTGCTGTTGCTGTCCGAGTCAGAACACTACCCTGTCGGCCTCGCCAACTCCAGCGGCCTCGTCGGCAAGTGCTTCATGGACCACCTCTTCGCCGGGATGGGCGGCCGACTCGGCGAACCGACTCGACAGAACCACGTCGGCTTTCTCACCAGCGAGAGCCACCAGTTCTACGACGACGCCGACGAGACGGTCGGCCCGTTCAAACTGGAGTTCTTCAACTACGCCGGCCCTTCGCCGGTGGAGATGGCGCTGACCGGCGACGACTGGGGCGACGAATTACTCGACCGCCTCCGGGCGAACTACGGCGACCACGTCGGGATAGGCGCACTCGTCGAACAGCTACCCAGCGAGGACAACTACGTCACGATCGACGAGAGCCGTACCGACGACCACGGCAACCCCGTCCCCGAGATACACTGGTCGCTCGACGACCGCACGCGCCGAACTATCGAGCGAGCAAACGAGAAACAGCGGGCGATTCTGGAGGAGTTGGGCGCGGAGATTACGTGGCAGGTCGGCCCCGAAAACACCGGCCCGGCGTATCACCACATGGGGACGACCCGGATGGGGACCGACCCCGACGACAGCGTCGTGACGCCCCAACTCCGCACCCACGACCTCGAGAACTGCTGGCTGGTCGGCAGCAGCGTCTTCCCCACCGGCGGTGCGATGAACCCCACGCTCACCATCGCTGCACTCGCGATTCGGGCTGCTGAAGCCATCGACTCGTCATTCTAA
- a CDS encoding dolichyl-phosphate hexose transferase codes for MGTYNEEAAIATVLEDIERVTDGQAEVVCVDGSDDRTPEIAREHGARVIEQEPQGYGVAVREAILAPDRPIVVTTDCDDTYPMEQLPEFLEAINEGYDVVSGDRLYHGADAMPAFNRFGNHAFAAVASVLMNERVHDTTTGMRAYRRDVIEDIEWTENTGLSAELLIRPLMRGYDIQEQPIEYAERAGETKLDPIEGGAAIAKSIVKVCLEERFR; via the coding sequence ATGGGTACCTACAACGAGGAAGCCGCCATCGCGACCGTTCTCGAGGATATCGAGCGCGTCACCGACGGGCAGGCGGAGGTCGTCTGCGTCGACGGCTCCGACGACCGCACGCCCGAAATCGCTCGCGAACACGGCGCTCGCGTCATCGAACAGGAGCCACAGGGGTACGGCGTCGCCGTCCGAGAGGCGATTCTCGCCCCCGACCGTCCCATCGTCGTCACGACCGACTGCGACGACACCTACCCGATGGAGCAACTGCCGGAGTTCCTCGAAGCCATCAACGAGGGCTACGACGTGGTCTCGGGGGACCGCCTGTATCACGGCGCCGACGCGATGCCGGCGTTCAACCGCTTCGGTAACCACGCCTTCGCCGCCGTCGCCAGCGTCCTGATGAACGAACGCGTCCACGACACCACGACCGGGATGCGCGCCTACCGTCGCGATGTGATCGAAGACATCGAGTGGACCGAAAACACCGGTCTATCGGCTGAGTTGCTCATCCGCCCGTTGATGCGCGGCTACGACATACAGGAGCAGCCCATCGAGTACGCCGAACGTGCCGGTGAGACGAAACTCGACCCCATCGAGGGCGGGGCCGCCATCGCGAAATCCATCGTGAAGGTGTGTCTCGAAGAGCGGTTCCGGTAA
- a CDS encoding DUF7846 domain-containing protein, whose translation MIRPLHALRRRFRETPTETLLAAGLAVLVGIVVFATAETLFPYHSSNHDEGVYLQQASLLLAGQLELYAGGLADAFHPWFFIEDGRRLYPKYTPVPAAMYAVSMALFGEPRVTLAVVAAANVALVYRLGSLAFDRRVGLVAGVVYAVSPMALLTTSVFLPYAPTTMLNLAFAVLYLRAVRERSLRSAGLAGAVVGIAFFARPYTAVLFAAPFIVHAAWAVLRSVRADGVWPLSDAARRNTLTAVFGLLGVGLALAYNARMTGSPLVFPYEAFAPMDGPGFGERRILGHEVDYTLDLALEANGYVLWYLATRWFTAGLLGTAAAAVGIAVAARRWVGGLDGERRRVGGLLAALFVTVPLGNLAFWGNYNVLATMDDPTNGLLSQFGPFYHFDLLVPLSVFSAFALVVGWRHARNSVTAERLSAAASPRAVRAVGVVALATVLLVGGVANAAVLTPPVERNAGHTEKFDTAYEPIDSADFEDAVVFIPAPYGDWQNHPFQYLRNNPGFDGPVVYALDRDPAGDFAVMDAYPNRTQYRYTYRGAWTADPDRHVTPKLDELDVREGQRLTGETTVGIPARVDRATVRLFSVSGDHVEYDAGNVGGVGNDYTAEWRLDGDEASLAGANGTVSVADTDELILLVRLVQPDGGTLTYRQEMTVRTTGDTVEVVWPPERTVCRLVDYCDREGTYLPDHPEEHFAGVSFETDVEASS comes from the coding sequence GTGATTCGGCCGCTCCATGCCCTCCGCCGTCGGTTCCGTGAGACGCCCACGGAGACGCTTCTGGCGGCCGGCCTCGCCGTCCTCGTCGGCATCGTGGTGTTCGCGACCGCGGAGACGCTGTTTCCCTACCACTCCAGCAACCACGACGAGGGCGTCTATCTCCAGCAGGCGTCGTTGCTGCTCGCCGGGCAACTGGAGTTGTACGCCGGCGGCCTCGCCGACGCGTTTCACCCGTGGTTCTTCATCGAGGACGGACGCCGACTTTACCCCAAGTACACGCCGGTTCCTGCCGCGATGTACGCGGTTTCGATGGCACTGTTCGGCGAGCCGCGCGTGACGCTTGCGGTCGTCGCCGCCGCCAACGTGGCGTTGGTGTATCGTCTCGGGTCGCTGGCTTTCGACCGCCGCGTGGGTCTCGTCGCCGGCGTCGTCTACGCCGTCTCGCCGATGGCGCTTCTGACCACCTCGGTGTTCCTGCCGTACGCGCCGACGACGATGCTAAACCTCGCTTTCGCGGTGCTGTATCTCCGGGCGGTCCGGGAGCGCTCCCTCCGGAGCGCCGGTCTCGCTGGTGCCGTCGTCGGCATCGCCTTCTTCGCCCGCCCGTACACAGCGGTCCTCTTTGCGGCGCCGTTCATCGTCCACGCGGCGTGGGCGGTGCTTCGGAGCGTCCGCGCGGATGGCGTGTGGCCCCTCTCCGACGCCGCACGCCGAAACACCCTGACCGCAGTCTTCGGCCTCCTCGGCGTCGGCCTCGCGTTGGCGTACAACGCCCGGATGACCGGGTCGCCGCTGGTCTTCCCCTACGAGGCGTTCGCGCCGATGGACGGCCCGGGATTCGGCGAGCGCCGCATCCTCGGCCACGAAGTCGACTACACGCTGGACCTCGCGCTGGAAGCCAACGGCTACGTGCTCTGGTATCTCGCGACTCGGTGGTTCACGGCGGGACTGCTCGGGACGGCCGCCGCCGCCGTCGGCATCGCGGTCGCCGCCCGGCGCTGGGTTGGCGGTCTCGACGGCGAGCGCCGCCGCGTCGGCGGGTTGCTCGCGGCCCTGTTCGTCACCGTCCCGTTGGGCAACCTCGCCTTCTGGGGCAACTACAACGTGTTGGCGACGATGGATGACCCGACCAACGGCCTGCTCTCGCAGTTCGGGCCGTTCTATCACTTCGATTTGCTTGTTCCGCTGTCGGTGTTTTCGGCGTTCGCGCTCGTCGTCGGCTGGCGACATGCTCGAAACAGCGTCACCGCCGAACGACTCTCGGCTGCCGCCTCGCCGCGGGCCGTCCGCGCCGTGGGCGTCGTCGCACTCGCGACGGTGCTCCTCGTCGGCGGCGTCGCCAACGCCGCCGTCCTCACGCCGCCCGTCGAGCGCAACGCGGGCCACACCGAGAAATTCGACACCGCTTACGAGCCAATCGATTCGGCCGACTTCGAAGACGCCGTCGTGTTCATCCCGGCGCCGTACGGCGACTGGCAGAATCATCCCTTCCAGTACCTCCGGAACAACCCCGGCTTCGACGGCCCCGTCGTCTACGCCTTAGACCGCGACCCCGCCGGCGACTTCGCCGTGATGGACGCCTACCCGAACCGGACGCAGTACCGCTACACCTACCGCGGGGCGTGGACGGCCGACCCCGACCGCCACGTCACGCCGAAACTCGACGAACTCGACGTTCGGGAGGGCCAGCGCCTCACCGGTGAGACGACAGTGGGCATCCCCGCCCGCGTCGACCGGGCGACCGTCAGGCTGTTCAGCGTCTCCGGTGACCACGTCGAATACGACGCCGGCAACGTCGGTGGCGTCGGGAACGACTACACCGCCGAATGGCGCCTCGACGGCGACGAAGCGAGCCTCGCCGGCGCCAACGGCACCGTCTCCGTCGCCGACACGGACGAACTCATCCTGCTCGTTCGGCTCGTCCAGCCGGACGGCGGCACGCTGACCTACCGACAGGAGATGACGGTACGGACGACCGGTGACACCGTCGAGGTCGTCTGGCCCCCCGAGCGAACCGTCTGTCGGCTGGTCGACTACTGTGACCGGGAGGGTACGTACCTCCCCGACCATCCGGAAGAACACTTCGCCGGCGTGTCCTTCGAAACTGACGTAGAAGCGTCGTCGTGA
- a CDS encoding ABC transporter substrate-binding protein gives MDSPKSFFDGTDRRTFLAGAAAAGTVGLAGCSDILGNGEGNGNGNGDSPIGQIGSGREGRGTPGGTPMAEMPDLEGELTLYSGRGEFLVGDLISYIEDIYDDFSLTVRYAGSTDLVNQIINEGQGTPADVFYSVNAGSLGALTDADRTQALPDEVLNMVREEFRTDQWVGTSGRARSIPYNTEAYSASELPNDIMAYPDFEGDLGWAPSYGSCQAFVTAMRIIEGEDATRQWLEGVVESGITSYPDEFVTCQAIADGEIDAAFTNHYYIQRVLDGTPDAPIATAFTEGDAGAVFNVAGATVTDAASDATLASNFVRHLLSAEAQDYFARSTFEYPLVSDVEPIGELPTIDELDVPDIDLTQLSDLEPTIDLMREVGIDV, from the coding sequence ATGGATTCACCGAAATCGTTTTTCGACGGAACCGACCGACGGACGTTCCTCGCGGGGGCGGCGGCTGCGGGAACCGTCGGATTGGCGGGTTGTTCGGACATCCTCGGCAACGGCGAGGGGAACGGCAACGGCAACGGCGACAGCCCCATCGGACAGATCGGCTCCGGCCGTGAAGGGCGCGGCACCCCCGGCGGCACCCCGATGGCGGAGATGCCCGACCTCGAAGGCGAGTTGACGCTGTACTCCGGTCGCGGGGAGTTCCTCGTCGGCGACCTCATCAGCTACATCGAGGACATCTACGACGATTTCTCGCTGACGGTACGCTACGCCGGTTCGACGGACCTCGTCAACCAGATAATCAACGAGGGCCAGGGGACCCCGGCAGACGTGTTCTACTCTGTCAACGCCGGCTCTCTCGGCGCGCTCACCGACGCGGACCGCACGCAGGCGCTTCCGGACGAAGTGCTGAACATGGTCCGCGAGGAGTTCCGGACCGACCAGTGGGTCGGCACCTCCGGCCGCGCACGGAGCATCCCCTACAACACCGAGGCGTACTCGGCCTCCGAGTTACCGAACGACATCATGGCCTATCCCGACTTCGAGGGTGACCTCGGGTGGGCGCCGTCCTACGGTTCGTGTCAGGCGTTCGTGACGGCCATGCGCATCATCGAGGGCGAGGACGCGACCCGGCAGTGGCTCGAAGGCGTCGTCGAATCGGGCATCACCTCCTACCCCGACGAGTTCGTCACGTGTCAGGCCATCGCCGACGGCGAAATCGACGCCGCGTTCACGAACCACTACTACATCCAGCGCGTCCTCGACGGGACCCCCGACGCACCCATCGCGACGGCGTTCACGGAGGGCGATGCCGGCGCCGTCTTCAACGTCGCGGGCGCTACTGTCACCGACGCGGCAAGCGACGCGACGCTCGCCTCGAACTTCGTCCGGCACCTGCTGTCGGCGGAGGCACAGGACTACTTCGCCCGTTCGACCTTCGAGTACCCCCTCGTCAGCGACGTCGAACCCATCGGCGAGTTGCCGACCATCGACGAACTCGACGTACCGGACATCGACCTGACGCAGTTGTCCGACCTCGAACCGACCATCGACCTCATGCGTGAGGTCGGCATCGACGTCTGA
- a CDS encoding alpha-1 4-glucan-protein synthase, translating into MNQDICVVVPTIREYECMRAYFDNARRHDFDLSRLHVVLVTEDFCDTDEMEAMLEDEGVCGEVFDGSRRQEWYEANDIAEYSHVVPAASHAETSFGLLYMWANERFEYGFFIDDDTLPHEEDDFFGRHMENLAFEGEIESVSSDEQWVNVLYQNADEHGLYPRGYPYAAMDETVETDTESVDDVVASQGLWTNVPDLDAVRILMDGDLQGQAQTRTTRGDFEGDFVASEGDYLTVCSMNLAFKREVIPAFYQLPMDENEWDVGRFDDIWSGVFLKRACDVLGKQIYNGYPLCEHNKAPRSTFDDLTNEVAGLELNEHLWEIIDDAGSEADSYAGVFEAMAEELHDGDYSEYNNGAFFNHVGEYMYDWLDCLDSLESLQRVPAAADD; encoded by the coding sequence ATGAATCAAGACATCTGCGTCGTCGTTCCGACGATTCGGGAGTACGAATGCATGCGGGCGTACTTCGACAACGCTCGCCGCCACGACTTCGACCTCTCGCGGTTGCACGTCGTCCTCGTCACCGAAGACTTCTGTGACACCGACGAGATGGAAGCGATGCTCGAAGACGAAGGCGTCTGCGGGGAGGTGTTCGACGGGTCGCGCCGACAGGAGTGGTACGAGGCAAACGACATCGCGGAGTACAGCCACGTCGTTCCGGCGGCCAGCCACGCCGAGACGAGTTTCGGCCTGCTGTACATGTGGGCCAACGAGCGCTTCGAGTACGGCTTCTTCATCGACGACGACACTCTGCCCCACGAGGAAGACGACTTCTTCGGACGACACATGGAGAACCTCGCGTTCGAGGGCGAAATCGAGTCGGTGTCCTCCGACGAACAGTGGGTCAACGTGCTGTACCAAAACGCCGACGAACACGGCCTGTATCCGCGGGGCTACCCCTACGCGGCGATGGACGAGACCGTCGAGACGGATACGGAGTCCGTCGACGACGTGGTCGCCTCACAGGGACTGTGGACGAACGTGCCGGACCTCGACGCCGTCCGCATTCTGATGGACGGCGACCTGCAGGGACAGGCCCAAACCCGAACGACTCGGGGCGACTTCGAGGGCGATTTCGTCGCCAGCGAGGGCGATTACCTCACCGTCTGTTCGATGAACCTCGCGTTCAAGCGAGAGGTCATCCCCGCGTTCTATCAACTGCCGATGGACGAAAACGAGTGGGACGTGGGCCGGTTCGACGACATCTGGAGCGGCGTGTTCCTCAAACGCGCCTGCGACGTGTTGGGCAAGCAGATTTACAACGGCTACCCGCTGTGTGAACACAACAAGGCGCCGCGGTCGACGTTCGACGACCTCACCAACGAGGTCGCCGGCCTGGAGTTGAACGAACACCTCTGGGAAATCATCGACGACGCCGGCAGCGAGGCGGACAGCTACGCGGGCGTGTTCGAGGCGATGGCCGAGGAACTCCACGACGGGGACTACTCGGAGTACAACAACGGTGCGTTCTTCAACCACGTCGGCGAGTACATGTACGATTGGCTCGACTGTCTGGACAGCCTCGAATCGCTGCAGCGCGTCCCGGCGGCCGCGGACGACTGA